In Nevskiales bacterium, the sequence CACGGAAAGGCCGCGCACTTTACCGGGAATCCGGCGCAGTGTCACCGGAATCCCGATGAGTGACATCGGCTGTTTGCGGTAGGTTCGATGCAGGAGCCGGCCCGCCGGCGACTCTTGGTCGCGCGCAGGCGCGCTCCTACAAGGCCACATCAGCGGTAGGGTGCGCATTGCGCACTCTACAAGGCATAGGGTTTCAGGGGCGGCTCTTCGGTGGTCAGATGCAAATCAGGCAAACCCGCCTCGGCATCGCGCTGCAGGATGTCGAGCAGGATGTTGACGCTGTCCGATGCCAGGGCTGGATCAGCGATGAGCGGCAGCGGGTTCAGGCACAGCGCCATGCCGCCGGCGCGGGCCACGTCGGCCGGCCCCGGATTCGAGATCGCATCCACCGCCAGCTCGAAGGCGATGCGGTCGGTGGTGCCGATGGTCACGTGATCCACCACGTTCAGCGGGCAGACGTCCTGCATCAGGATGTTGGCCACGCGCGGATTGTTCTGGCCCCAGTCGAGTGCGGCGGTCGGCACCGGCAGCACCGGCTGCACCAGCTCGTCGGTGAGCGTGTACAGGTTGGTGTAGTCGATGTCGCCCGGCGTCTCGTCGCCGGCATTGAGCGCAGTGATGAAGTTCGAGCCCGCCGAGAACTGGTAGAAAGCCGCCGGCATGCCGAGCGGATTCTGCACGCCCTGCCCGGTCGGATCGGCGATCAGCGTGCCGTGGTTGGGGCCGGCGATCAGCACGAAGTCCGCGACCGCATCCCGCGCCGAGGGCCACCACTTGAGCGCCCAGCGCGGCATGGTCGCGCCCTGGCTGTGGCCGATCATCGCCACCTTGCGACCGGTCGCGGCATGCATGCTGCGCAGCGCATGCACGACGTACTCGGCGGAAATCTGCTGGTCGCCCAGTCCGCGGTCGGGATAGGTCACGGCGCAGACGTCGAAACCGCGCGCGGCCAGCAGCGGGAGATAGTTCCACTGGTATTGCTCGTAGCCGGCGGTGAAGGTGCCATGCACCAGCAGCACCGGCGGCTTGTCCGGGTGCGTGAACGGCGTGCACAGCAGCGCAGTGTCGAGCGCGGCGAGATCGGTTTCCAGCGCCGGCTCGGTGCTGGCGCCGAAGCGCCCGCCGCCGAGGCTGCCATCGCCATCGCCGGAGCCGCCGCAGCCGACCAGCGCGATGATGCAGGCGACCACCGCAACTCTTGTCCCCTCCCACCCGCGGCGGGGGCAAGCCTCGGATCCCCTCCCCCTTTTATGGGGGAGAGTCAGGGTGGGGGTGTATTGCTCATTCGCCACGATACGTCACCCAGTTCTTGTCGGTTTCGCGCAGGCGCACCTCGTGCAGCAGCCGGCCGAAGCGCTGGTGCATCACCTGCCAGAACAGCACCACCAGGTTCTCGGCGGTCGGGTTGATGCCGCGGCACAGCTCGGAGTTGTGGTTCAGGTGGCGGTGGTCGGCGTCCTCGACGATCAGTTCCTTGATCGCGTCGCGCACCTCGGTCAGGTTCACGATCACGCCAGTGTCCGGGTCCACGCCACCGCGCAGCGTGACCTCGATCACGTAGTTGTGGCCGTGGCCGTACTCACGCGCGCAGGGGCCGTAGAGGGCGTGGTTCTGCTCCGGCGTCAGCTTGTCCGACCACAGCCGGTGCGCGGCGGAGAAGCGCTCGCGGCGGGTCAGGTAGACGATGGGGGCGGCTTTATTCGTCATTACAGTGGATCTCCAGGGTCGCGCCGGTCAGGGGGGCTGAACGGGCGCGGTCCAGGAGGAATTCTACCGTCGGAACGACCTGGGCCGGGGTGGTGCGGGGATTCAGCCCCAGGGCCTCGGTCATGGGCGTGCGCAGGGTGCCGGGGGCGATGGCATTGACCCGGATGCCATGCGGGCGGCCCTCCAGCGCCAGCGCCTCGGTCAGCCCGACCACCGCGTGCTTGGACGCGGCATAGGCGGCAAAGCCGGGAAACTTCTGCAGGCCGCGGATGCCGGCCAGCGAGGCGACGTTGACGATATCGCCCTGCAGCGCCGCCTCGCGCCACAGGCGCATGGCCGCGCGACAGGTGTTGAAGCTGCCGGTGACGTTGATGGCCAGCGCCTCGTCGAAGCGCTCGGGCGTCAGATCCGCGAACACGCTGCCCTGGGCCAGCACGGCGGCGCTGTTGACCAGCGCATCCGGCCGGAAGTCGCGGATGGCCTGCTCGACCGCCGCGGCATCGGCCACATCCAGCGGGTAGGCCTTGACGGTGTCGCCCAGCTCGCCGGCCAGCCGCCGCACCCGCTCCGCCCGCCGCCCGGCCACCGCAACCTGCCAGCCGAGCGCGGCCAGCTGGCGCGCCACGGCCTCGCCGAGGCCGGAACCGCCGCCGGTGATGAATACGGATCTGGAGGTCTGCGTCATCCCGCCATTATCCCGCCATTTGCCGGGCGTTGCGCGCAGCCTACTTCAGGTGCTGGCGCGCGAAGGCGACGATGTCGCGCCGCGCCTGCGTGACCTCCGGGAACATGCGCTTGAACAGCGGGAAGGCGTGCGGCAGCAGCGGCCACACGTCAACCTGGACATCCACGCCGGCGGCGCGCGCCTGCTTCGCCGCCAGCAGCGTGTCGTCGAGCAGCACTTCGGTTTCGCCGACCAGGAAGTACAGCGGCGGCAGGCCGGCATAGTCGCCGTAGAGCGGTGACAGCTCCGGGTCGGAGCCGTCCAGGTCCGCGGCATACAGCTGCAGCATGCGGCCCATGGTGTGCAGCGGGATCATCGGGTCGCGGCGGATGTTGCGCACCCGCGCCGGCGGCGCATGCACGCGCGCCATCTCGGTGACCGGCGAGATCGGCACCGCGCAGGCCGGCAGCGGCAGGCCGAGGCGCTTCAAGCGCAGCAGCAGGCCCAGCGTGAGGTTGCCGCCGGCCGACTCGCCCGCCACCAGGATGCGGTTCGGCGCAAAGCCCAGCTCGAGCAGGCCGCGGTAGGCGCGCTCGCAGTCGTCCAGCGCGGCCGGGTACTTGTGGAAAGGCGCCAGCCGGTAATCGGGCATGAAGCCGATCGCGTCGAGGTCCTTGCACAGCGCCGCCATGAACGGCAGGTGCACCGAGGGTACGGCCGGAATCAGGAAACCGCCGCCGTGCAGGTATAGCACGGCGTTACCATCGGTGCGGCGCCAGTCGCCCAGTGCCGGGCCCGGCACGCGGTTGACGATGCGGTACTCCAGCGGCAGCCCGCCGGCGCGCGGCGGCTGGCCCGCCAGGCGCACGTGCTCGCGCACGACGCGCTGCACCGAGGTCAGCGCGAACAGCCGGATCAGCGTCTTGAGCACCACGCGCAGCACGCCCACCCAGAAGCGCGAGCGCGCGCTGATCTTGATCGGCTTGATTTGATAATTCATGTGTTTGTCCCCAGGGCCTGCAGTGGGCGGCGATCAAGTCTAGCCGCGCCGGGTGCGGTGGCGTCATCCATTCAGGCGAGCCTCGTCTGGACGAGGGCAGCCCTGCGGCCTGCATCGTGCCGCGGGGCGCGTCAGACGCCTCATTCCGTAACCCAGTTCTCCAGCTTGAGCTTTGGAACCCGCCTGAATTCGCGCAGGTTATTGGTGACCAGCACCGCCCCCACCGCCAGCGCATGCGCGGCGATTTGCAGGTCGAGGCCACCAATCAACTGGCCTCTGGCCTCTAGCTGCGCGCGCAGCTGCCCGTAAGCCCGGGCCGCGGTCTCGTCCCATGCCAAGACGTCCAGCCTCGATAACAGCTCGTCAATCTCCACCTGTATTCTGCGCCCCTGCGGGTGCCGGGCGGCGCCATAGCACAACTCCGCCGCCACGATGCTGGAAAGGGCGACATTACCGTCAGTAATGCCTTCCAGTCGTTTGCGCACTTCCAGCGGCTTGCGACGCAGAATGTAGGAGCAGGTATTGGTATCCAACATCCATGTCGTACGCTTCATCAGAAAACCTTCCTGGGTTTCGGTGGCACATCGCGACGGTCTGAAAGAAATGACTCGTCCACGCCGGGCCGATCAAAGAACGGGGCCCAGTTCCTGCTGCGCTTGGGCGTCAGCACCAGCTTCCTGCCGCGGCGCTCGACGATCACCTCGTCGCAGTCGAGGCGATAGTCCTTGGGCAAGCGCACCGCCTGGCTGCGGCCGGTCATGAATACTTTTGCGGTGGCGCTCACGACGGCCTCCGGGTGATATATATCATGTCATATATCATACCCTTTTCCGGCCTCGAATGGACAAAAGGCAGCCCGACTACATCCGGAAGATGCCGTAGCGCGGGTCGCCGATGGGTGTATTAAGCGCCGCCGACAGCGCGATGCCGAGCGCGTTGCGCGTGTCCACCGGATCCAGGATGCCATCGTCCCAGATTTCCGAGGTGGCCCAGTAGGCCGACTGCTTGCGCTTGAACTCGGCGAGCACCGGATCGCGGATGGCGGCGATGTCGGTCTCGGTGAGCTGTTTACCCTGCTTCTGCATCTGGCGGATCTTCACGTCGGCCAGGGTATTGGCGGCCTGCTCGGCGCCCATCACCGAAATCTGGTGGTTGGGCCAGCTGAACACGAAACGCGAGTCGAAGGCGCGCCCGCTCATGCCGTAGTTGCCGGCGCCGAAGGAGCCGTGGCACATGACGGTGAACTTGGGCACTTCCGAACAGCTCACCGCCATGATCATTTTCGCGCCGTCCTTGGTGATGCCGCGGCGCTCGTACTCGCGCCCGACCATGAAGCCGGTGATGTTCTGCAGGAACAGGATCGGCGTGCGGTTCTGGTTGCACAGCTCGATGAAGTGCGTGCCCTTGAGTGCGCTGTCGTTGAAGAGCACGCCGTTGTTGGCGAGGATGCCGATCTTGTAACCCCACAGGTGGGCGTAGCCGCAGATCAGGGTCTTGCCGTAGTTGGGCTGATACTCGTGGAAGCGCGAGCCATCCACCAGCCGCGCGATGACCTCGCGCATGTCGAACTGCGCCTTGATGTCGCGCGGCAGGATGCCGTACAGCTCGGCGGGGTCGTAGTAGGGCGCCTCGGGCTCCTGCCATTCGATCTGCGTCTTTTGCGGCCGCTTGAACTGGCCGACGATGTCGCGCGCGATGGCGATGGCCTCTTCCTCCGACGAGGCCGGGTAGTCGGCGGTGCCGGACACGCTGGTGTGCATGTCGCAGCCGCCCAGCTCGTCCACCGTGTTTTCTTCGCCGGTGGCGGCCTTCACCAGCGGCGGGCCGGCCAGAAAGATCGCGCCGGTGCCGCGCACGATGACGTTGTAATCCGACAGGCCCGGCACATAGGCGCCGCCGGCGGTGCAGTGGCCGAGCACCACCGCCACCTGCTGCACGCCCATCTTCGACAGGATGCACTGGTTGCGGAAAATGCGGCCGGCGTAGTACTTATCGGCGAACAGTTCGGCCTGCAGCGGCAAAAAGCCGCCGGCGGAGTCGCACAGGTGCACGACCGGCAGGCGATTCTCGATGGCGACGTCGAGCGCGCGCACGGTTTTCTTCACCGACAGCGGGTACCAGGCGCCGCCCTTCACGCTGGCGTCGCCGGCGTTGATCAGGACCTCGCGCCCGGACACGATGCCGATGCCGGTGACCACGCCTGCGCCCGGCACCTCGCCGCCATAGGCCTCGTTGGCTGCCAGCGAGGACAGCTCCAAGAAGGGCGTGCCGGGATCGAGCAACTGATCGAGGCGCTCGCGCACCAGCAGCTTGTTCTGCTTGCGCAGGCGCTCGACGTCGCGCGCGGGGCGCTCGAAGCGCGCCTTGCGCTGCTTCTCGCGGAATTCCTCCGCCAGCCTGCGGTTGTGCGCAGCATTGGCCTGGAACTCGGCCGAGGCGGTGTTGAGGGCGGATTCGATTCTTTTCATGCGTGTTCTCTCCTGTAGGAGCGCGCCTGCGCGCGACTCTAGCCGTGGTCGCGGGCAGGGCCCGCTCCTACAGGCTCCAGTGTCAGCAGCAGTGCATCACGGTCGAAGGTCTGGCCCTGGTCGAAATGCACCGCCGCGACCACGCCGTCGCGCGGAGCAACGATGGTGGTCTCCATCTTCATGCTCTCCATGACCAGCAGCACCTGGCCCTTGGCCACGGCATCGCCGGCCTTGACCGCGACCGACACCAGGCTGCCGGGCATCGGCGCACGGATCCTGTCCTCGCCGGCGCCATGTGCCTGGTGCGCGAGACGCGCCAGCGGATGCTCGTAGCTCAGCTGATACGCCTCGCCGTCCACGTGCACGAAGACCTCGTCGCCGCGCGTGGCGATCAGCACCTCGACGGTCTCGCCGTTGACGGTCAGCCAGGCATGGCCGTCGGCGCCGGTCTTGAGGTCCACCGGGATCACCCGCTCGCCGACGTGCAGGCGGTAGCCGGTTTTCGCGCGCGACAGCTCGACGTTGATTTCGGTGTCGCCGATTCTAAAAGCGTGATGCATGTACCTTATCTCCTGTAGGAGCGCGCCTGCGCGCGACTCCAGCCGCGGTCGCGGGCGGGGCCCGCTCCTAGAACAGGATCCGTCAATTTCTCCACCCGCCCATCGCCGCGTGCAGGTCGGGCACGGCGTCGGCCACGTCGCGCATCGGGCGCGTCACCAGCGCGGCGGCCGCGAGCAGCCTGTGCAGCGTGACCTCGTCCAGCGCCGGGTCGGCCGCGATCTCCGGATGCGCGTCCAGGAAACCGGTGTGGATCTCGCCCTTGACGAAGGCCGGGTGGTTCAGCAGCCGGCGCAAGAATGCGGTATTCGTCTTGCAGCCCAGCAGCACCGTGTCGCGCAGCGCGCGGTCGGCGCGGGCGATGGCATCGCGGCGGTCCGTGCCGCGCACGATGAGTTTCGCAATCATGGGATCGAACGCAGCCGTCACTTCACCACCCTCGACGATGCCACTGTCCCAGCGCAAGCCCTCGCCCGCAGGCACGCGCAGCCGCAGCACCGGGCCGGTAGTGGGCGTATAGCCGCGGCCCGGATCCTCGGCGTAGATGCGGAATTCGATCGCATGCCCCTGCGCCTTGACCTCGGCCTGGCCGTAGCCGAGCGTCTCGCCGGCGGCGATGCGCAGCTGTTCCTGCACCAGGTCGATGCCGGTGATCTCTTCCGTCACCGGGTGCTCCACCTGCAGGCGGGTGTTCATTTCCAGAAAGTAGAACTCACCACCCTGGCCAAAAATGAATTCCACCGTGCCGGCGTTGCGATAACCAATGGCACGCGCGATGCCGGCCGCGGTCTCGCAGATCTCCTGGCGCTTGGTCGCGCTCAGCGCCGGCGAGGGCGTCTCTTCGACGATCTTCTGGAAACGGCGCTGCACAGAGCACTCGCGCTCGAACACGTGCACCACGTTACCGTGCGCATCGCCCAGCACCTGCACCTCGATGTGGCGCGGGTTTTCGATGTAGCGCTCGGCATACAGCCGCCCGTCGCCGAAGTAGCGCTGGCCCTCCGAGCGCGCGCGCTCGATCTCCTGCTCGAGCAGGGCGAGGTCGCGTACGATGCGCATGCCCTTGCCGCCGCCGCCCGCGCTGGGCTTGATCAGCAGCGGTGCGCCGACTTTCCGCGCGCGCTCGACGAAGCTCGCCGGGTCGTCGTCCTCGATGGCGGAGGGCGCGACCGGGAAGCCGGCCTTCTGCACATAGTTGCGGGCGCGCACCTTGTCGCCCATGAGGTCGATCTGTTCCGGCGTTGGTCCGACGAAGCGGATGCCCGCGGCCTCGACGGCCTCGCAGAACCGGCGGTTCTCGGACAGGAAGCCGTAGCCTGGGTGTATGGCGCCTGCCCCGGCAGACCTGGCCGCAGCGATGATCTGCGCGCCGTCGAGGTAGGCCGCCACCGGCGTGCTGCCCGTGATCTCGATCGCCTGGTCAGCCAGCTTCACCGCCAGCGTGCCGCGGTCGGCGGCGTGGTAGACGACGACACCCTTGAGACCCAGCCGCTGCACGGTGCGCAGCACGCGCACCGCGATCTCGCCGCGGTTGGCGACCAGCACGGTGTCGAAAGGCCATTGGCCGGTGTCAGGTATTGCGCGGTTCATGCTCGTTTCCCCGGGAAGGCTTTCTCGATGCGGCTGGCGATCCGCGTCAGCCGCTGCATCTCCTGCTTGAGGTCGCTGGCCGCGATGCCCTCGCACAGGACGGTCGTGATCTGGTCGGCGATGGCGTCGATGTCCAGCGTGCCGCGGCCGGCGCTGCGCCCGGCGACGGAATTCGCCATATAACCCCAGGCATGGTGCTCGATGCCGCCGTAGACGAGGTCGCGCAGCAGGGCCGGCGGCAGGTCGGCACGGAACTCGCCCGCCTTCACCCCGTCGCGGATCACGTCCAGCAGGAACTGGGTATAGCGCCGGTTCTTTGCATGCAGCGTGGAGCCGCGGTAACCCTGCGCCGAACGCACCTCGCGGAACATCAGCCGGCACAGCTGCGGGTAGTCGCGCACGCTGCGCAGATGCCGCCAGACCAGCAGCCGCAGCCGCGGGCGCGCGCCCTGCACGGCGGCCAGGTCGCGCGCGTAGTCGCCGAACATCTCCTCGTACCAGTGCTCGAGCACCTTGAGCAGCAGCTCGCGCTTGGTCGGGAAATACTTGAACACCGTGCCCTCGACCACGCCGATGCGCGCGGCGATCTCGGACACGGCCGCCTGCTCGTAGCCCTTCTCGCAGAACACGGCACGTGCGGCGGTGAGGATCTCGTCCACGCGCTGCTCGCGCGCCAGGCGGGGCTTGGGTTTCCGACTCATCTGTGCCCCCCTCCCCCCATCACGGGGACAGAAAGTGCGAACCCGGGCTTCAACGACCGGTCCATTTCGGCGGGCGCTTTTCCTGGAAGGCGGCCATGCCCTCCTTCGCGTCCTGCGTCGAGGACATCACCGGCACCATCGCCTGTGCATACTCCAGCGACTCGCGCAGCGACATGTCGCGCATGGCGTTGTAGGCCTGCTTGCCCAGGCGGATGGCGGTCGGCGACTTGTCGGTGATGCGCGCCAGCAGCCAGTCGAGCTTGGCGTCCAGCTCGGCCCGCGGCACCACGTAGTTCACCACGCCCCAGTCGAGCAATTCCTTCGCGGTAAATTGCTCGCCGGTGATGCACATCTCCTGCAGCCTGCGCGGCGGCAGGACGCGCAGCATGTAGGGCAGGATCATCATCGGCGTGACGCCAATCTTCGACTCGGTGGTGCCGAAGCGGATGTCGTCCGCCGCCACCGCCATGTCGCAGGCGCAGAGCAGACCGAAGCCGCCGGCCATGACATGGCCGTTGACGCGCGCGATCACCGGCAGCGTACATTCCTGCAGGCGCTTGAACAGGTCCACGATGTAATGCCGCGGGCGGGCGAAGTCCACCGCGAAGGCGCCGCCCTGCACGTTCTTCGCCAGATCCGCGCCGGCACAGAAGGCCTTGTCACCGGCGCCGGTGAGAACGATCGCGCGCGTCTCGCCGTCGGCCATGGCCTGGGCAATGCCCTGGTCGATCGTTCGCACCACCTGTTCGTTGAGCGCGTTGCGGCGCTCCTCGCGGTTGATCGTGATCCAGGTCACGACGCCGCGGCGCTCGATCAGTACCGGTTCCGACATGGCGGCTGCTCCCTATATCCAGTTGTCTATTGAGTACGGCTTATTACCGATTTGAAACATGTTTATGTTGATAAGCAACGGTCTTACGGTTACCGTTATTAGTTGTTAAGTGAGTACAACTCACCAGTCTAGGCCAAGCGTGCCCGCCGGGCAAGCACGGTCCGCGGACGGCGCTTTTTCCGTAGGATGGAAACATGGACCTCAAGAACACGACCGTGCTCATCACCGGCGCCGCCGGCAGCCTGGGCCAGGCCGTGGCCGCCGCCTTCGCCGAGGCCGGCGCCAGACGGGTGCTGGTGGACGTCAGCGAAAGCGGCCTGCGTACCGCCTATCCCGGCGATGACCCGCAGCAGCTGCTGGCCGCCACCGACCTGCTCGATCCCGCCTCGGTCGCCAGGACGATCGATGCCGTGCTGGCGAAGTTCGGGCGCATCGATGCGCTGTGCAACATCGCCGGGGGCTTTACGATGGGCACGCCGGTGCATGCCACGCCCGCGGCAGACTGGAAGAAGATGTGGGACATCAACACACAGACGATGCTGAATGCCGTGCAGGCCGTGGTGCCGAAGATGCTGGCCGCCGGCGGCGGGCGCATCGTCAACATCGGCGCCGGCCCCGGCCTGAAGGGCGCGGCGCTGATGGGCGCCTACAGCGTGGCCAAGAGCGCCGTGATCCGCCTGACCGAGGCCATGAGCGCGGAGCTGCGCGAACAGAACATCAACGTCAACTGCGTGCTGCCGAGCACCATCGATACGCCGCCCAACCGCGCCGCCATGCCCGACGCCGACCCTTCGAGGTGGGTCGCGCCGCGCGACCTGGCCACGGTCATCCGCTTTCTGTGCTCGGACGAGGCCCGCGCCATCCACGGCGCGGCGATACCGGTGGTGGGGTTAAGCTAGGAACGCATTGCGTTCCGTCACCCCGGCGCAAGCCGGGGTCCAGTGCCTTGCCTGACCGATCCGAACGAGAGTCCCTGGATTCCGGCTTACGCCGGAATGACGCAGGAGATGGAGAATGACCGCCAAAACCCGCGAACAGCAGCTCGACGAACTGCTCGACAAGCAGGCGATCTACGAACTGATCATGGCCTATGCCAATGCCGCCGACCGGCACGATCACGCCAAGATGCGAGCGCTGTACCACGCCGACGCGATCGACGAGCACGGCCATTTCGCCAGGGGCCCGGCGATGGACTTCATCGACAAGCTGCCGGAAATCCAGAAGGGCATGGACATCCTGCACCACAACGTCACCACAGTGAATCTCAAGCTCAATGGCCATTACGCCGAGGGCGAGGTTTACATCATCGCCTTCCACAAGGTGAAGGACGGGAGCAAGGGCTACGACGTGCTGATTGGCGGGCGCTACTTCGACAAGTACGAGAAGCGCGATGGCGTGTGGAAGTTCAGCCACCGCTCGATCGTCGCCGACTGGGCCTATCCTGCCACGCCCTCGAAAGTGGACCTGGAGCACCCCTTCCTGGCCGGCGCCTATCTCGGCCGGCCGGGGCCGGGCGATCCTTCCTACGGCTTTTTTTCTCTGTTCAAGTGGGGCCAACGCTGAACATCCACGGTCTGTCGCAGCTGCTGGACTGGGCCACCACCCCCGGTTCGCCGCCGACGTTCTCGCCTTTCGGCGCGGATCCTTGCCTGCTGTTCGAGGCGGACGGTGCCGGTCCGCCCGCTGTGGAACAGGCACGGATCGCGGACTGGCTGCGGCAGCTGCCCTGTCCCACGCTGGGCATCGCCACCGAGGCCGGTACTCCGCTCGCGCAGGCCTGCGACGTGCTGGTTGCCAGTGCCGCTGAGGCTGCGCCGCTCGTCGAGAACATCCGCCGCAATCCCGTCGCCGCCAGCGTGCTGGTGCAGACGCTGCGGCTGACGGAAAACCTGCCGGTGCTGGAAGCGCTGGATGTGGAGTCGCTGGCCTATGCCACGCTGCAGGGCGGCGCCGAATTCAAGCGCTGGCTGGAAAAGAACCGGGCGGCATCGCCTGCCGTCCCGACCGACACCGGCCCGGCGGTAATCATCCAACGCCGGGACGACTCTCTGTTGCTCGAACTCAACCGCGCCTCCAACCGCAACGCCCTCAACGTGGAGATG encodes:
- a CDS encoding enoyl-CoA hydratase/isomerase family protein, coding for MGPTLNIHGLSQLLDWATTPGSPPTFSPFGADPCLLFEADGAGPPAVEQARIADWLRQLPCPTLGIATEAGTPLAQACDVLVASAAEAAPLVENIRRNPVAASVLVQTLRLTENLPVLEALDVESLAYATLQGGAEFKRWLEKNRAASPAVPTDTGPAVIIQRRDDSLLLELNRASNRNALNVEMRDALVEALQLVLADDSIRVVKLSGRGKCFSVGGDLTEFGSL